The following are encoded together in the Thermococcus sibiricus MM 739 genome:
- the hjc gene encoding Holliday junction resolvase Hjc codes for MRYRKGATAERELIKMLEKEGFAVVRSAGSKKVDIIAGNGKTYLCIEVKTTRSDKLYLSEEDMLKIKSFSKAFGGKGVIAVKFINNGWYFFDVFDLKKSGKNYKISLQIAKHKAKTFEEVIGRQKSLVEVIGSD; via the coding sequence ATGAGGTACCGAAAAGGGGCCACTGCCGAAAGGGAACTTATAAAAATGCTTGAAAAAGAAGGATTCGCTGTTGTGAGGTCAGCTGGAAGTAAAAAAGTTGATATTATAGCTGGAAATGGCAAAACATACCTTTGTATAGAAGTAAAAACCACAAGAAGCGACAAATTATATTTAAGTGAAGAAGACATGTTGAAAATTAAAAGCTTTTCAAAAGCCTTTGGGGGAAAAGGTGTTATTGCAGTCAAGTTCATAAACAATGGATGGTACTTTTTTGATGTTTTTGATTTGAAAAAAAGTGGAAAAAATTATAAAATAAGCTTGCAAATAGCAAAACATAAAGCTAAAACTTTTGAAGAGGTTATAGGTAGGCAGAAGTCTTTAGTTGAGGTGATAGGAAGTGATTAG